From a single Oreochromis niloticus isolate F11D_XX linkage group LG3, O_niloticus_UMD_NMBU, whole genome shotgun sequence genomic region:
- the LOC100706259 gene encoding scavenger receptor cysteine-rich type 1 protein M160 — protein MEQSGFGSNTCEHGQDAAVICSAVSVILTGSGSTRCSGRVEVYHNNSWGTVCDDGWGLNDAEVVCRQLNCGSALEAPRSAHFGAGTGQIWLDHVTCSGNESSLTECQHSGFGSNRCEHGQDAAVICSDLVRLAGSGSTRCSGRVEIFHNSIWGTVSDYNWNLNDAEVVCRQLKCGSALKNPEFGHFGEATGQIWLSAVTCSGNESSLTECRHSGWGNNYYGHYDDVGVICSGMIRLAGSTRCSGRVEVYHNNSWGTVCDDGWDLNDAEVVCRELNCGSALKVPTSAHFGAGTGQIWLDHVTCSGSESSLTECQHSGFGSNTCEHGQDAAVICSDVIRLAGSGSTRCSGRVEIFHNNIWGTVSDYNWNLNDAEVVCRQLKCGTALKNPQFGHFGAATGQIWLSAVTCSGNEGSLTECRHSGWGNNYYGHYYDVGVICSGMIRLAGSTRCSGRVEVYHNNSWGTVCDDGWDLNDAEVVCRELNCGSALKVPTSAHFGAGTGKIWLDHVTCSGNESSLSECQHSGFGSNTCERGQDAAVICSAVSVILTGSGSTRCSGRVEVYHNNSWGTVCDDGWGLNDAEVVCRQLNCGSALEAPQSAHFGAGTGQIWLDHVTCSGNESSLTECQHSGFGSNSCEHGQDAAVICSAVSVILTGSGSTRCSGRVEVYHNNSWGTVCDDGWGLNDAEVVCRQLNCGSTLEAPRSAHFGAGTGQIWLDHVTCSGSESSLTECQHSGFGSNTCEHGQDAAVICSDLVRLAGSGSTRCSGRVEIFHNNIWGTVSDYNWNLNDAEVVCRQLKCGTALKNPQFGHFGAATGHIWLSAVTCSGNESSLTECRHSGWGNNYNKHYYDVGVICSGMIRLAGSTRCSGRVEVYHNNSWGTVCDDGWDLNDAEVVCRELNCGSALEAPRSAHFGAGTGQIWLDHVTCSGNESSLTECQHSGFGSNTCEHGQDAAVICSGMIRLAGSTRCSGRVEVYHNNSWGTVCDDGWDLNDAEVVCRQLNCGSALKVPTSAHFGAGTGQRWLDHVTCSGNETSLTECQHSGFGSNTCERGQDAAVICSAVSVILTGSGSTRCSGRVEVHHNNSWGTVCDDGWDLNDAEVVCRELNCGSALEAPQSAHFGAGTGQIWLDHVTCSGNESSLTECQHSGFGSNTCEHGQDAAVICSDLIRLAGSGSTRCSGRVEIFHNNIWGTVSDYNWNFNDAEVVCRQLKCGSALGNPQFGHFGAATGQIWLSDVTCSGNEGSLTECRHSGWGNHYYGQYYDVGVICSGMIRLAGSTRCSGRVEVYHNNSWGTVCDDGWDLNDAEVVCRELNCGSALKVPTSAHFGAGTGKIWLDHVTCSGNESSLSECQHSGFGSNTCERGQDAAVICSAVSVILTGSTRCSGRVEVYHNNSWGTVCDDGWDLNDAEVVCRQLNCGSALEAPRSAHFGAGTGQTWLDHVTCSGNESSLTECQHSGFGSNTCEHGQDAAVICSDLIRLAGSGSTRCSGRVEIFHNNIWGTVSDYNWNLNNDEVVCRQLKCGTALENPQFGHFGEATGQIWLSAVTCSGNESSLTECRHSGWGNNYYGQYYDVGVICSGMIRLAGSTRCSGRVEVYHNNSWGTVCDDGWDLNDADVVCRELNCGSALKVPTSAHFGAGTGQIWLDHVTCSGSESSLTECQHSGFGSNTCEHGQDAAVICSAVSVILTGSGSTRCSGRVEVYHNNSWGTVCDDGWGLNDAEVVCRQLNCGSALETPRSAHFGAGTGQIWLDHVTCSGNESSLTECQHSGFGSNTCEHGQDAAVICSDLIRLAGSGSTRCSGRVEIFHNNIWGTVSDYNWELNDAEVVCRQLKCGTALKNPQFDHFGAATGQIWLSDVTCSGNESSLTECQHSGWGNNYYEDYYDVGVICSACGRAVENSGSGPWQVSINHNGQFWCGGSLITNQWVLTAASCISHNLTEVHLSCHTQSDLTSGEVSLTVEDIICHPAFNNSTYENDICLLKLSAPVTFTDYIQPICLASQNSTFYNGTSSWVTDFSETGNSSFPNILQEVNAPVVGNNECQCYYEGDKAITENMICAMLQARKDSCQGNPGGPLMTKTGFAWVQSGVVSTDDGCAQPVRPAVFTRVSEYQNWISDTVTGMKPNFVTFTSPGTDNDLYFTCPTLSPPTVPTTVPTTVPSTVLTTSSTDDSVFDSGENLTHFTHFASLCLFAVLLHVVVTSSGM, from the exons ctgtgtcCGTCATTTTAACTGGATCTGGATCGACTCGATGTTCTGGCAGGGTTGAAGTTTATCACAataacagctggggaacagtctgtgatgatggctggggcttaaatgatgctgaggtggtttgcagacagttaaactgtgggtcgGCCCTGGAGGCTCCTCGATCAGCtcactttggtgcaggaactggacagatttggcttgatcatgtgacctgttcaggaaatgaaagttctctaactgagtgtcaacacagtggatttggTTCAAACAGATGTGAACAtggtcaggatgctgctgtcatctgttcag ATCTGGTCAGATTGGCTGGGTCTGGATCAACTCGATGTTCTGGAAGAGTTGAAATCTTTCACAATAGCATCTGGGGAACAGTCTCTGATTACAACTGgaacttaaatgatgctgaggtggtttgcagacagttaaaatGTGGGTCGGCACTAAAGAATCCCGAATTTGGTCACTTTGGTGAAGCaactggacagatttggctCAGTGCTGTGAcgtgttcaggaaatgaaagttctctaactgaATGTCGACACTCAGGATGGGGAAACAACTACTATGGACATTatgatgatgttggtgtcatctgttcag GTATGATCAGATTAGCTGGATCAACTCGATGTTCTGGCAGAGTTGAAGTTTATCACAataacagctggggaacagtctgtgatgatggctgggacttaaatgatgctgaggtggtttgcagagaGTTAAACTGTGGGTCGGCACTGAAAGTTCCTACATCAGCtcactttggtgcaggaactggacagatttggcttgatcatgtgacctgttcaggaagtgaaagttctctaactgagtgtcaacacagtggatttggatcaaacacatgtgaacatggtcaggatgctgctgtcatctgttcag ATGTGATCAGATTGGCTGGGTCTGGATCAACTCGATGTTCTGGAAGAGTTGAAATCTTTCACAATAACATCTGGGGAACAGTCTCTGATTACAACTGgaacttaaatgatgctgaggtggtttgcagacagttaaaatGTGGGACGGCACTAAAGAATCCCCAATTTGGTCACTTTGGTGCAGCaactggacagatttggctCAGTGCTGTGACGTGTTCAGGAAATGAAGGTTCTCTAACTGAATGTCGACACTCAGGATGGGGAAACAACTACTATGGACATTATTATGATGttggtgtcatctgttcag GTATGATCAGATTAGCTGGATCGACTCGATGTTCTGGCAGGGTTGAAGTTTATCACAataacagctggggaacagtctgtgatgatggctgggacttaaatgatgctgaggtggtttgcagagaGTTAAACTGTGGGTCGGCACTGAAAGTTCCTACATCAGCtcactttggtgcaggaactggaaagaTTTGGCTTGAtcatgtgacctgttcaggaaatgaaagttctctaagtgagtgtcaacacagtggatttggatcaaacacatgtgaacgtggtcaggatgctgctgtcatctgttcag ctgtgtcCGTCATTTTAACTGGATCTGGATCGACTCGATGTTCTGGCAGAGTTGAAGTTTATCACAataacagctggggaacagtctgtgatgatggctggggcttaaatgatgctgaggtggtttgcagacagttaaactgtgggtcgGCCCTGGAGGCTCCTCAATCAGCtcactttggtgcaggaactggacagatttggcttgatcatgtgacctgttcaggaaatgaaagttctctaactgagtgtcaacacagtggatttggatcaaacagctgtgaacatggtcaggatgctgctgtcatctgttcag ctgtgtcCGTCATTTTAACTGGATCTGGATCGACTCGATGTTCTGGCAGGGTTGAAGTTTATCACAataacagctggggaacagtctgtgatgatggctggggcttaaatgatgctgaggtggtttgcagacagttaaactgtgggtcaACACTGGAGGCTCCTCGATCAGCtcactttggtgcaggaactggacagatttggcttgatcatgtgacctgttcaggaagtgaaagttctctaactgagtgtcaacacagtggatttggatcaaacacatgtgaacatggtcaggatgctgctgtcatctgttcag ATCTGGTCAGATTGGCTGGGTCTGGATCAACTCGATGTTCTGGAAGAGTTGAAATCTTTCACAATAACATCTGGGGAACAGTCTCTGATTACAACTGgaacttaaatgatgctgaggtggtttgcagacagttaaaatGTGGGACGGCACTAAAGAATCCCCAATTTGGTCACTTTGGTGCAGCAACTGGACACATTTGGCTCAGTGCTGTGAcgtgttcaggaaatgaaagttctctaactgaATGTCGACACTCAGGATGGGGAAACAACTACAATAAACATTATTATGATGttggtgtcatctgttcag GTATGATCAGATTAGCTGGATCAACTCGATGTTCTGGCAGAGTTGAAGTTTATCACAataacagctggggaacagtctgtgatgatggctgggacttaaatgatgctgaggtggtttgcagagaGTTAAACTGTGGGTCGGCACTAGAGGCTCCTCGATCAGCtcactttggtgcaggaactggacagatttggcttgatcatgtgacctgttcaggaaatgaaagctctctaactgagtgtcaacacagtggatttggatcaaacacatgtgaacatggtcaggatgctgctgtcatctgttcag GTATGATCAGATTAGCTGGATCAACTCGATGTTCTGGCAGGGTTGAAGTTTATCACAataacagctggggaacagtctgtgatgatggctgggacttaaatgatgctgaggtggtttgcagacagttaaactgtgggtcgGCACTGAAAGTTCCTACATCAGCtcactttggtgcaggaactggacagagATGGCTTGAtcatgtgacctgttcaggaaatgaaacttctctaactgagtgtcaacacagtggatttggatcaaacacatgtgaacgtggtcaggatgctgctgtcatctgttcag ctgtgtcCGTCATTTTAACTGGATCTGGATCGACTCGATGTTCTGGCAGGGTTGAAGTTCATCACAataacagctggggaacagtctgtgatgatggctgggacttaaatgatgctgaggtggtttgcagagaGTTAAACTGTGGGTCGGCCCTGGAGGCTCCTCAATCAGCtcactttggtgcaggaactggacagatttggcttgatcatgtgacctgttcaggaaatgaaagttctctaactgaatgtcaacacagtggatttggatcaaacacatgtgaacatggtcaggatgctgctgtcatctgttcag ATCTGATCAGATTGGCTGGGTCTGGATCAACTCGATGTTCTGGAAGAGTTGAAATCTTTCACAATAACATCTGGGGAACAGTCTCTGATTACAACTGGAACTTCAATGATGCggaggtggtttgcagacagttaaaatGTGGGTCGGCACTAGGGAATCCCCAATTTGGTCACTTTGGTGCAGCaactggacagatttggctCAGTGATGTGACGTGTTCAGGAAATGAAGGTTCTCTAACTGAATGTCGACACTCAGGATGGGGAAACCACTACTATGGACAATATTATGATGttggtgtcatctgttcag GTATGATCAGATTAGCTGGATCGACTCGATGTTCAGGCAGGGTTGAAGTTTATCACAataacagctggggaacagtctgtgatgatggctgggacttaaatgatgctgaggtggtttgcagagaGTTAAACTGTGGGTCGGCATTGAAAGTTCCTACATCAGCtcactttggtgcaggaactggaaagaTTTGGCTTGAtcatgtgacctgttcaggaaatgaaagttctctaagtgagtgtcaacacagtggatttggatcaaacacatgtgaacgtggtcaggatgctgctgtcatctgttcag CTGTGTCCGTCATTTTAACTGGATCGACTCGATGTTCTGGCAGGGTTGAAGTTTATCACAataacagctggggaacagtctgtgatgatggctgggacttaaatgatgctgaggtggtttgcagacagttaaactgtgggtcgGCCCTGGAGGCTCCTCGATCAGCtcactttggtgcaggaactggacagacTTGGCTTGAtcatgtgacctgttcaggaaatgaaagttctctaactgagtgtcaacacagtggatttggatcaaacacatgtgaacatggtcaggatgctgctgtcatctgttcag ATCTGATCAGATTGGCTGGGTCTGGATCAACTCGATGTTCTGGAAGAGTTGAAATCTTTCACAATAACATCTGGGGAACAGTCTCTGATTACAACTGGAACTTAAATAATgatgaggtggtttgcagacagttaaaatGTGGGACGGCACTAGAGAATCCCCAATTTGGTCACTTTGGTGAAGCaactggacagatttggctCAGTGCTGTGAcgtgttcaggaaatgaaagttctctaactgaATGTCGACACTCAGGATGGGGAAACAACTACTATGGACAATATTATGATGttggtgtcatctgttcag GTATGATCAGATTAGCTGGATCAACTCGATGTTCTGGCAGGGTTGAAGTTTATCACAataacagctggggaacagtctgtgatgatggctgggacttaaatgatgctgatgTGGTTTGCAGAGAGTTAAACTGTGGGTCGGCACTGAAAGTTCCTACATCAGCtcactttggtgcaggaactggacagatttggcttgaccatgtgacctgttcaggaagtgaaagttctctaactgagtgtcaacacagtggatttggatcaaacacatgtgaacatggtcaggatgctgctgtcatttGTTCAG ctgtgtcCGTCATTTTAACTGGATCTGGATCGACTCGATGTTCTGGCAGGGTTGAAGTTTATCACAataacagctggggaacagtctgtgatgatggctggggcttgaatgatgctgaggtggtttgcagacagttaaactgtgggtcgGCACTGGAGACTCCTCGATCAGCtcactttggtgcaggaactggacagatttggcttgatcatgtgacctgttcaggaaatgaaagttctctaactgagtgtcaacacagtggatttggatcaaacacatgtgaacatggtcaggatgctgctgtcatctgttcag ATCTGATTAGATTGGCTGGGTCTGGATCAACTCGATGTTCTGGAAGAGTTGAAATCTTTCACAATAACATCTGGGGAACAGTCTCTGATTACAACTGGGagttaaatgatgctgaggtggtttgcagacagttaaaatGTGGGACGGCACTAAAGAATCCCCAATTTGATCACTTTGGTGCAGCaactggacagatttggctCAGTGATGTGAcgtgttcaggaaatgaaagttctctaactgaATGTCAACACTCAGGATGGGGAAACAACTACTATGAAGATTATTATGATGttggtgtcatctgttcag catgCGGCAGGGCTGTGGAAAACTCAGGAAGTGGGCCCTGGCAGGTCAGTATAAACCACAATGGACAGTTTTGGTGTGGAGGGTCCCTAATCACCAACCAGTGGGTGCTAACAGCTGCTTCCTGCATATCACA tAACCTGACAGAGGTACATCTAAGCTGCCACACCCAGTCAGATTTAACCTCCGGCGAAGTGTCTTTGACAGTGGAAGATATCATCTGTCATCCTGCATTCAACAACAGCACGTATGAGAACGACATTTGTCTTCTGAAGCTGTCGGCTCCTGTAACTTTCACAGACTACATTCAGCCAATCTGCTTAGCCTCACAAAACAGCACTTTCTACAATGGGACCAGCAGCTGGGTCACTGATTTTAGTGAAACTG GTAACAGTTCCTTCCCAAACATCCTGCAGGAGGTAAATGCACCAGTGGTGGGAAACAATGAGTGCCAGTGCTACTATGAAGGCGACAAAGCAATCACAGAGAACATGATCTGTGCTATGCTTCAAGCAAGGAAAGATTCATGTCAG GGAAACCCAGGAGGACCTTTAATGACAAAGACAGGATTTGCGTGGGTCCAGAGTGGAGTTGTGAGTACTGATGATGGCTGCGCCCAACCTGTGAGACCTGCAGTCTTCACTCGTGTGTCAGAATACCAGAATTGGATCAGTGACACCGTCACTGGAATGAAACCAAACTTTGTTACCTTCACTTCCCCGGGCACTGACAATGACTTATACTTCACCTGTCCAACACTGTCACCTCCCACTGTCCCCACCACTGTCCCCACCACTGTCCCTTCTACTGTCCTCACCACTTCCTCCACAGATGACAGTGTGTTTGACAGCGGTGAAAACCTCACCCACTTCACTCATTTTGCCTCACTCTGTCTTTTTGCTGTCTTGCTCCATGTAGTTGTTACAAGTAGTGGAATGTAA